In Thermodesulfobacteriota bacterium, the sequence GAAATGGGAAGAGGTAAAGTGAAAACAAAAATTGGAACCGTTGTCAGTAATAAGATGGACCAAACCGTTATCGTTGAAGTAAGCCGGATAGCGATTCACCCTAAATTTCAAAAGCCAATTAAGAGAAATACCAAGTTCAAAGCACATGATCAAAATAATCAATGTAAGATCGGTGATA encodes:
- the rpsQ gene encoding 30S ribosomal protein S17; the encoded protein is MGRGKVKTKIGTVVSNKMDQTVIVEVSRIAIHPKFQKPIKRNTKFKAHDQNNQCKIGDRVLIIESKPISKTKRWRVSKILESATIIEGEISEEVSVEGVLVQ